The stretch of DNA TTTAAAAGAGGTTGAGTCGACGCAAGTGCCGACACCTCCGAATACTCCGCCGCCGACGGGTGCGGCGACTCCGTCGGCAAATCCAGGTGCGGTGCCATCGAAAGTGCCGCCGCCACCGGTGGATGAAAATGCGTTTGGTGATGGGGCGACGACACCAGATAACGGAAATATGGCGGCTCCAACCCCTGCGCCGCCGGTACCGGCTCAAGGACAAGCGCCAGGGGCGACGGATGTCGCCGCGCCTACGTTCCAAGAAATGCCTTACGATCCAGCGACACGCCGGGACCCGTTTAAAGCATTCCGTTTAGCGCGTCCCGTAGACCCCAGAACGACTCAGCAGTTAGAACCTTTACAAAAGTTCGAAGTTGAGAAGTTGCAAGTGATCGGTATTCTCTGGGATGTTCGCACTCCACGTGCGATGATAAAAGACCCAGATGGGGCCGTACATACGGTCATTAAGAATTCTAAAGTGGGCCGTAACGATGGATTTGTTGCGGTGATACGAGAGGGTGAAGTCGTGGTCGTTGAAACTATGTATGACGACGGAAAAGTCACCAAAGAAACTCGAGTGATGGAACTGACTAAGTAGTAGCATATATCGACATTCGGCTGGGGCCGAAAA from Bdellovibrio bacteriovorus encodes:
- a CDS encoding pilus assembly protein PilP, producing MKSFRWFFSYLVVASLGLGLAFVVSLKFMAPARSQDAPSSGELPAEFLKEVESTQVPTPPNTPPPTGAATPSANPGAVPSKVPPPPVDENAFGDGATTPDNGNMAAPTPAPPVPAQGQAPGATDVAAPTFQEMPYDPATRRDPFKAFRLARPVDPRTTQQLEPLQKFEVEKLQVIGILWDVRTPRAMIKDPDGAVHTVIKNSKVGRNDGFVAVIREGEVVVVETMYDDGKVTKETRVMELTK